In Corallococcus silvisoli, the DNA window CTCCACGGCGCAGGGGGCCTCCGCGCGGACGAGCTCCAGGGTGCGGGCGTCGTAGATGATGAAGCCTCCACCCCACTCCACCGCCGCCAGCACGCCACCGGGTCCCACGGAGAGCCGACCTCCAGGCCCCGGCACCTGCGCCTGCCCCAGCACCTTGCCGTCCGGTGCCACGGAGATCAGCTGCCCGGTGGCATCGAGCGCGACGACGCCACCCGCGTGACCGATGAGCCATTCGGGCGGAGCGATGTCGCCCACCGTCTGGAGCACGCCGTCCTGCTCCCGCAGCAGGTGACCTCCCGCGGCGACCCAGAGGTGGCGGTCTCCGTCGAAGGCGAGCGCGGTGACGCCGGGGACGTCCAGCCGCGCGTGCGTGCCGTCCTCGCCGCAGACGGCGACGACGCGAGGGCCGAACACCGCCGCCCGCGACGCATCCGGCGCCACGGCCCAGCCCAGCCGCGTGACCCCGGCCAACCGCCGTGAGAGGCAGTCGTTGAGCGAGCCCAGGTGTGCGTCACCCGAGGGTGAGGCGATGAGGTACGGCAGGCTGGTGGTGGCGACGTAGAGGAGCAGGCCCAGGCCCGCGGCGATGACGAGCGTGAGCGGCCAGACGCGGGCGACCGCGCTTCGCGTGAGCCACGCGCGCTTCCGGCCCGCCAGCAGCAGCCCTTCCCGTCCGACCACGCACGCTCCCTTCTGAAGCGGAGGACAGCACAGAACCGGCGCGAAGGCTCCCCGCCGCGTGGAGGAGGCCCGTCCGCTGGACAGCACCCGACACCGGCCGCCCTGGCCCGGGGCCTGCAATCCGGGGAGGGCATGCCATTCCCAGCTCGATTCCGCCGCCGGGTGCGGCACCGGGGCCTCGGAGTGTGCGGGCTGGGCCTCGAGCGCGAGCGTGCAATCCCTGCCATGCGCGCTTCGGCCCACGGGCGTCCCTCCAGGCTATCGGTTGTGCGCCGTGGGTTGCCCTGTCGGGTGAAGCCCACACCTTTACGCCTCTAGGGATTCAAGAGACGGGAAAGGACCTCCAGACATGCGACGCTCCATCACCGCGGCGGCATTGGCTTTCAGCTTTCTGCTCTCCACCAGCACGTTCGCCCAACAGGCGGGCGGCGGGTCGAGCGCTGGGACGACGTCCGGCTCCACGGGCAGCTCGTCGGGGACGACCACCACCGGTCAGACAGGCAGCACGGGCACCACCGGTACGGGCTCCACGGGCACTGAGACAGGCAACACCGCGACCGGCACGGGCGGCTCCGGCACCGGCGTGAACACGACTCCGGGCACCACGGGCACGGGCACCACGGGCACGGGCACCACCGGCATCGGCGGCTCCGACACCAGCGGCGTCGACACGGGCTTGCCGCCGAGCACTGGCTCCAGCTCGAGCACCTCCTCCGGCACGGGTACGTCCACGCCGCCGGCCTCGGGGAGCAGCACGGGTACCTACGGCGGCTCGGGCACCAGCAACGGCACCAGCACCGGGACCACCGGGACCTACGGCGGCTCGGGCTCCAGCACCACGGGCAACACGGGCACCAACGGCAGCACCGGCACCTACGGCGGCACGGGCACCGGCACCACCGGCTCCACCGAGCCCGGCACGGAGGGCAGCGGCTCGACCAACGTCAACCCGGGTGGCACCGGTACGGGAGGCACCGGCACCAGCGGCGTCGGGGGCTCGGGCACCGGCGGCTCCAGCGGCACCGTGGGTGGCACCAACAGCAACGACACCAATGGGTCATCGACTGGCACCACCGGCGGTCAGTAGGACCTGAACGCGTTCCGCCTGCCTCCGCTTGAAGGGGCAGGCGGAACCCGTCACCTCCATCACGTCGCGCGCTTGCTCACCGCACCGCGGGCAAACATCCTCGCGAGCCACGCGTCGCGCGTCGCGAGGCAGGCCCGCGCCACGTCGGATTGTGGGGCGATGTCATAGAAGCCGTGGAAGGCTCCGCCCCAGACGTGCAGCTCGCACTCGCCCCCTGCCGCCAGGATTCCGCGCGCGTATGCGACGGCTTCATCTCGAAACGTCTCCGCCGCGCCGACGTCGATGAAGGTCGGTGGCAGCCCCCGGAGCTCCGTTGCTCGCGCGGGCGCCGAATACGGAGACACGTCAGGTCCCCCGCAGCGGTCCCCCAGCACCGCCCGCCATGCGGTCACGTTGCTGGTGCGGTCCCAGATGCCGACGCCGTCGTACCGATGGGCGGACTCGGTCTCATCGCGGTCGTCCAGCATCGGGCACTGAAGGAGCTGGCCCAGCAGCCGAGGGCCGTTCCGATCCCGGGCCAGCAGGGTGGTCCCCGCCGCGAGGCCGCCACCGCCGCTCCCGCCGAAGATCACGAGCTGGTTCGGATCAAACCGCAGCAGGTCGGCGTGCGCCGCCATCCACACCAGCCCCGCGTAACAGTCCTCCACCAGGGTGGGCGCCGGATGCTCGGGCGCCAACCGGTATTCGACCGTCACGCAGACCGCGTCATGACGAAGCGCCCAATCCACGAGCGGCTTCGCCCCCGCGAAGCGGGTCCCCATCACCATCCCGCCGCCATGGATGTGATAGATCGCGGGACCTGGAACCGTGTGGTCTCTTCGGGCAATGACCGAGACGACGATCTCGGCGCCCTGATACCCGGGGATGCTGTAATCCATACAGCGGACCTCCGCATCTCCGATCAGGTCCTCCCGGGTGACGCGGCTCAACCCGCGGAAGTGCTCGAGCTGCTCCAGCGTCATCTTCAGGGGAACAAATCCCGCCAGCGAGGGCAGGAGGGCGGCCAGCTGGGGATCGAAGTCGGGCGATGCGTTCGGGCGATTCATGGGAGTTCCTGGGTGTGGGTTCACGCCGAGTGCCGTGCCCCGACCGGGAAGTGGGCCCGGGCGGGGCTGACTGGCTCGCGTCACCCGTCCTTAGCTCACCCCGGCGCATCCAGGCAGGCCATCGCGCGGCCCACGTACTCCATCAGCTTGGGGTCGCGGCCCTGGCGCTCCGCCAGCTGGGGCTCCTGCTGGTGCATCGTCTCGAGCGACTTCGCGATGCCGGGGTTGCCGCCCGTGAAGGCGCGGACCAGCTCGCGCCAGCGCGTGGCCAGCGCCTGCACTGTTTCGGACGCGGGGTCCGTGCCCCGCTCCATCTCCTCGCGCATGCGGGCGATGAGGCGGGGCCACTCGGCCTCCACCTCCTGGATGGCGTCGTCGCCCATCCGCTGGCGGCGGGCCTCCAACTCCTTCAACTGCTCCGGGGTGTAATACTTCTCGAACATGGTCATGGCCTCGATGGTCTGAAGGAAGGCGTCGGCGGAGACGGGCTCCGCCGCGCGCAGCTGTCGTGCGATGGCATCCAGGCGGTCGCAGAGCTGGCGCTGCTCCGCCAGCTGCTCCCGGGCCCGCTGGAGCCGCAGCTCCACCACGCGCAGGGCGGAGAAGTCCGCCCGGCCCAGCGTCCCGGCGATCTCCTCCAGCGAGAACCCGAGCTGCTTGAGCGACAGGATGTGACTCAGGCGGGCGATGTCCGCCGCCGTGTAGAGCCGGTGCCCCGACGCCGTGTGCGCCGAGGGTTTGAGCAAGCCAATCTCGTCGTAGTGGTGCAGCGCTCGGACGGACAGCCCCGTGCGCCGGGCCAGCTCCCCCACCTTCAGTTCCGTGTGCTGCATGCCTCACCCCTCTCCAGCCACCGTCGTTCGCGTGACTGGATGTGATGGGTACAACCTCACGTCGCGTGAGGTTCAAGGGGGAAAAAGCAGGGGGCGTCCACGGGGGTCGCCAACCGTCGACTGGAGTTGATAGGGTCCCGGACCGGTCCGGCGATGAACGCCGGGGTCCGCGCCCCTCCAGGAGGTCGTCCAGATGAACCCGCCCCTTGTCGCCGTCGCGGTCCTGTCCGCCCCTCGGGCGCTCCTCCGCTGAAGCCGGTCGCGGTCGCATCCTTCCGTCGCAGCGCGAGCCCCGTTTCCTTCCGCCCGGCGCCCCCGGAGTCTTCTTCCGGCCACGCCCCAGGCACCGCTCTGCCCGGAGTTCCTTCCGTGTCACTTGAAACCCTCGGCTGGGGTCCCGATTTCGACCTCGCGTTGTCCCAATCGCAGCCGTCCTCCACTCCCTCTCTCGTCCCCGGGCGCGTCGTGCGCCAGCAGCGGGGACTGCTCACCGTCCAGACGCAGGGCGCCGCCTTCCTCGCCCGCGCCGCAGGACGCCTCCGGCATCAGGCCGTGGACGCGGAGGCCCTGCCCACCGTGGGCGACTGGGTCCTCTTGCAGCCGCCCGCGTCCGGTGACGGCGAAGCGCTGATGCACGTCGTGCTGCCCCGTCGCAGCGTCCTGAAGCGGCGCGAGGCCGGCAGCGAGCACGACGGCCAGCTCATCGCCGCCAACGTGGACGTGGTGTTCCTCGTGGTGGGGCTGGACGGCAACTTCAACGCGCGCCGCATCGAGCGCGCCCTCACCGTGGCCTGGAACAGCGGCGCCACGCCCGTCGTCATCCTGAGCAAGGCGGACCTCGCCAGCGACGCGGACGAGCGCGTCCGGGAGGTGGAGGCCCTGGCCCCCGGCGTGGACGTGCTCGCGGTGAGCGCGAGGACGGGCCTGGGCGTCGAGGCGGTGCGCGCGCGGATTCCGGCCGCGAAGACGGGCGTGCTGCTGGGCTCGTCGGGCGTGGGCAAGTCCACGCTCGCCAACCGGCTGCTGGACGCCGCGCGGCTCGTCACCCAGCCCGTGCGGCCCGAGGACGACAAGGGCCGCCACACCACCACGCACCGCGAGCTGTTCGTGCTGGAGCACGGCGGGCTCATCATCGACGGGCCCGGCATGCGGGAGCTGGGCCTGTTGGGCGGAGAGGACGAGGGCCTGGCGAGCGCCTTCGCGGACCTCTTCACCCTGGCGGAGGGCTGCCGCTTCAACGACTGCGGCCACCAGGCTGAGCCGGGCTGCGCGGTGATGGCGGCGGTCCAGGCCGGGACGCTCTCCGAGGAGCGGCGCGCGAGCTTCGCGAAGCTCCAGCGCGAGCAGGCCTTCCAGCACCGTCAGGCGGACGCCAACGCGCAGCGCCAGCACAAGCGCATGCAGCGCACCCAGTCGAACGCTGGGTGGGCCCGCACACGCGCGAAGCGCCGCGGCGAATAGACAGACGCGCCCCCGTCCGCGCCGCGGCCGGGAGGCGTCAGAGGCCGGGATTCGTGTCCGGCACCGCGCCAGACGGAGGGAGCGGCGGCGGGGTCGGCGTCCCGGGCCCCGCCGGAGCGCCCTCCTCCGGGCCGGCTTCCTCATCCGGCACGCGGGCCGGCGACCCGTCACGCCGGCCCGCTCCGTGCGGCATGAAGGACGTCGCGCCGTCCGCGACACAGGCATACGCCACCGAGCGCGAGCCCGCCGCGAGGCCGGTGATCAGCCCGCCCGCCGCCGCGCAGTTGCCGCGCTGCTCGTCCGTCCGGTTGCCGCCAGCGCACACCGCCGCGCCCACCAGCGTGCCGGCGACGATGAGGCCCGCCTGGATGAAGAAGTCGGCGGCCGTCGTCCGGCTCTGCGCCCACGCCACGCCGTTCTCGCACTCGCTGCCGGGGGCCTTCGTCAAGGGCACCAGCCCCGCCACCGTGAACCACTGCCGCTCCTGGTGGACCGTGGGCTCCGGCCTCAGGTTCGTGACGATGCTCGTCCGATAGCAGCCCGTCTGCCCCAGCAGCAGCGCCGCCATCGACGCCGCGACCCCGTGTGCCTTTCGCATGACCACCCCATCCCGATGAATGGCCGCGTGGATTCCGGCCCTGCCCCGTGCCTAGCCCGAAGGCGGGGGTCGCAGGAAGGGGGCGCGCCCGCTTCAGCGACGGCGCTTCGCGCTCACGGGCAAGGCCCCCAGCGCCGTCTCCACCATGCCGCGCAGCGTGGGCTCGTCCATGCCCGCCTTGCCCACGGCCTCCAGGCCCCGGAACACCGCGAGCAGCATCGCCCCCCACTTCCGAGGGTCCACCTGGGGCGCCACGTCCCCGTGCGCCTGGGCCTGCTCCAGGCAGCGCACGAACGTGGCCTCCAGCCCCTGGAAGGTCTTCAGCGCCCGCTCCGCCACGGCCCCGTCCCGCGCCGCCAGCTCCGCGGTCCCCCGCGCCAGCAGGCACCCGCGCCGGTTCGCCTGCGCCGCCGACGCGGTGGCCGCGCCCAGCAGGTACTGGCGCAGCCGCTCCAGGGCCCCGGCGTCCGGGCCCTCCAGCGCCTTCTTCACCGACTCCACCGAGTTCACGCAGTACGCGTCGAAGACCTTCAAGAAGAGCTGATGCTTGTCGCCAAAGGCCCCGTAGAGGCTGCCCTTGCCCAACCCCGTGGCCTGCATCAAGTCATCCATGGAGGTCGCCGCGTAACCCTTGCTCCAGAACTGCTCGCGCACCGCGCGCAGCACCTGGGCTTCATCGAATGTTCGGGGCCGAGCCATGGAGCGAAATTAAAAGTTATTGACCGCCCGGTCCACCATTCTTAGATATGGACCATCAAGTCCATAACACCTCGCTGGAGCGGGGAGCGGATGGGCAGGCGCATCGCGGGACCCACGGCGTTCACGGGGACAAGGAGCAGGACCATGGGCAGGCTCGACGGGAAGGTGATTGTCGTCACGGGTGGAACCACGGGCATCGGCTTCGCCTCCGCGAAGCGCTTCGCGCAGGAAGGGGCGAAGGTGTTCCTCACCGGCCGCCGGCAGGCGGAGGTGGACCGGGCGGTGAAGGAGCTCGGGCACGGCGCGGTGGGCTTCCGCGGGGACGTGTCCGTGATGGCGGACCTGGACGGGCTCTACGCGCGGGTGAAGGAGGAGGCGGGGCACCTCGACGTCGTGTTCGCCAACGCGGGCCTGGGTGAGTTCGCGCCGCTGGGCGCCATCACGGAGGCGCACTTCGACCAGACCTTCAACGTCAACGTGAAGGGCACGCTGTTCACGGTGCAGAAGGCCCTGCCGCTCCTGAAGGATGGGGGCTCGGTCATCCTGACGGGCTCCACCGCGGGCTCGGACGGCTCGGCGGCCTTCAGCGTCTACGCCGCGACCAAGGCCGCCATCCGCTCGTTCGCGCGCACCTGGGCCACGGACTTGAAGGCGCGCCGCATCCGGGTGAACACGCTCAGCCCGGGCCCCATCGACACGCCGGGACTCAACGGGTTGGCGCCCGACGCGGCGGGGGCGAAGCAGCTCAAGGAGTACCTGACGGGCCTCATCCCCCTGGGGCGCATGGGGCAGCCGGACGAGGTGGCGAAGGTGGCGGTGTTCCTCGCCTCGGAGGATAGCAGCTTCGTCAACGGCGCGGAGCTGTTCGTGGACGGCGGCGCCGGGCAGGTCTGAGGCCCGCGCCAGGAGGGCTTCAGCCCTCCTTGTCGCCGTCCGGGGTGGACGCGGCCAGCTTGCGCAGCCTCGCGGCGAAGGGGCTCTCGCCGTTCACGGGCAGGGGGCCGCCGGCCATGCGCTGGCGGCGGTCCATGGCGAGGGGGCCCTCCGGAGGGCCTTCCAGGGCTTCCTTCTCGAAGCGATCCTGTCCGCTCAGCACGCGCCCCACGGGGCGGGACGAACCGACACGGCGAAAGGGATCCACGGACATGGCGTGACCTCCGGATGACGGCCCTGTTCTACCGCGCTTCGCCCCCGGGTGCATCCCACCCCTGGGGGGCCTCCAGCGCCTCGCCGATATGGCGGAGCACCCGGGCGGCCAGGTCCACGTCGATGACGCGCGCGTCCCACGTGCAGGTGAGCGTCAGGACCTTGCCGGGGACCAGTCCGCCGGCCTCCACGACGGGCACGTCCCGCACGCGCCCGGGGGCCAGGAGCAGCGGCACGCGGGTGTAGGGCACCATCGCCACGAAGCCCTGCTCCAGCCCCAGCGAGCCCAGGTTCGTCAC includes these proteins:
- a CDS encoding PQQ-binding-like beta-propeller repeat protein, whose product is MVGREGLLLAGRKRAWLTRSAVARVWPLTLVIAAGLGLLLYVATTSLPYLIASPSGDAHLGSLNDCLSRRLAGVTRLGWAVAPDASRAAVFGPRVVAVCGEDGTHARLDVPGVTALAFDGDRHLWVAAGGHLLREQDGVLQTVGDIAPPEWLIGHAGGVVALDATGQLISVAPDGKVLGQAQVPGPGGRLSVGPGGVLAAVEWGGGFIIYDARTLELVRAEAPCAVEFLWWLDAEDQVLLACGASASPESPSPAALRVEVRTGTREPLPARTRAPARRLSGRALYVQGCDGFPCTATPP
- a CDS encoding alpha/beta hydrolase fold domain-containing protein — protein: MNRPNASPDFDPQLAALLPSLAGFVPLKMTLEQLEHFRGLSRVTREDLIGDAEVRCMDYSIPGYQGAEIVVSVIARRDHTVPGPAIYHIHGGGMVMGTRFAGAKPLVDWALRHDAVCVTVEYRLAPEHPAPTLVEDCYAGLVWMAAHADLLRFDPNQLVIFGGSGGGGLAAGTTLLARDRNGPRLLGQLLQCPMLDDRDETESAHRYDGVGIWDRTSNVTAWRAVLGDRCGGPDVSPYSAPARATELRGLPPTFIDVGAAETFRDEAVAYARGILAAGGECELHVWGGAFHGFYDIAPQSDVARACLATRDAWLARMFARGAVSKRAT
- a CDS encoding MerR family transcriptional regulator; this translates as MQHTELKVGELARRTGLSVRALHHYDEIGLLKPSAHTASGHRLYTAADIARLSHILSLKQLGFSLEEIAGTLGRADFSALRVVELRLQRAREQLAEQRQLCDRLDAIARQLRAAEPVSADAFLQTIEAMTMFEKYYTPEQLKELEARRQRMGDDAIQEVEAEWPRLIARMREEMERGTDPASETVQALATRWRELVRAFTGGNPGIAKSLETMHQQEPQLAERQGRDPKLMEYVGRAMACLDAPG
- the rsgA gene encoding ribosome small subunit-dependent GTPase A; translation: MSLETLGWGPDFDLALSQSQPSSTPSLVPGRVVRQQRGLLTVQTQGAAFLARAAGRLRHQAVDAEALPTVGDWVLLQPPASGDGEALMHVVLPRRSVLKRREAGSEHDGQLIAANVDVVFLVVGLDGNFNARRIERALTVAWNSGATPVVILSKADLASDADERVREVEALAPGVDVLAVSARTGLGVEAVRARIPAAKTGVLLGSSGVGKSTLANRLLDAARLVTQPVRPEDDKGRHTTTHRELFVLEHGGLIIDGPGMRELGLLGGEDEGLASAFADLFTLAEGCRFNDCGHQAEPGCAVMAAVQAGTLSEERRASFAKLQREQAFQHRQADANAQRQHKRMQRTQSNAGWARTRAKRRGE
- a CDS encoding TetR/AcrR family transcriptional regulator produces the protein MARPRTFDEAQVLRAVREQFWSKGYAATSMDDLMQATGLGKGSLYGAFGDKHQLFLKVFDAYCVNSVESVKKALEGPDAGALERLRQYLLGAATASAAQANRRGCLLARGTAELAARDGAVAERALKTFQGLEATFVRCLEQAQAHGDVAPQVDPRKWGAMLLAVFRGLEAVGKAGMDEPTLRGMVETALGALPVSAKRRR
- a CDS encoding SDR family oxidoreductase, yielding MGRLDGKVIVVTGGTTGIGFASAKRFAQEGAKVFLTGRRQAEVDRAVKELGHGAVGFRGDVSVMADLDGLYARVKEEAGHLDVVFANAGLGEFAPLGAITEAHFDQTFNVNVKGTLFTVQKALPLLKDGGSVILTGSTAGSDGSAAFSVYAATKAAIRSFARTWATDLKARRIRVNTLSPGPIDTPGLNGLAPDAAGAKQLKEYLTGLIPLGRMGQPDEVAKVAVFLASEDSSFVNGAELFVDGGAGQV